The following proteins are encoded in a genomic region of Natrinema sp. HArc-T2:
- a CDS encoding PD-(D/E)XK nuclease family protein yields the protein MSIKRSKPIGRLYEEVAEYDLVIVPDAPLASALNRRLEHPHFGPFAITPRRLAARRRETAEDRLAFLEVTSQNNLSWKQASYAIGNVLQCWEYQGSPDSILEYDTFDTPATRTVVDCIESLETTSRTLTDYQIDREEYEPVAVIGEQQLTNLERSILPPQYDAVDRFCDDSFELPPVRIFDSPAAIVDAVLDTVTPENADDIAVVLDANSEYSPLIESAFEATEIPYYGGPSFTDDQDHRAVIQLLRSTIAGSDTRLKSVKPLLTRLGMTIDVDHDEKRLFEVDAPELEWLRDFCDRAAALTIGDALTAYENRAECTLETFREELDHLGLLNEAITEDTIDRLTFYLETYDVPIDRENEGVLLADAKSASFVDRPVVFYLGLDESWTHTSPERPWVDHDEEFERNIDQFQSLLQSGVDQYYLVQDTAGGTPVTPCLYFEGLLETEFERFSDFESIRYARTFRSTGAGFDKEPINVETEPETALSQSSLNSYANCPRDYLFGRLVDNPDKDHFVEGNLFHDFAEFVVNHPKFVDDAVIEEVVDVMIEETRAFHRDVDLAARQTTYRVGLETIADYLERNAPSDTDSHTPTSSSDNVFATYFDRPVDSPATERWFEDDDRGIKGKIDLVQSPTQLVDFKSGSKKSSSQVIKRAAIDPPSDRPNFQALLYLTYYRSQRPNEQLEFTFFHFLETLDDVVTGEGTLDDCLTTVTYRPTPFDEFVQSRAVFEELREDASNDCNKTFSKTSYEEYLAAFDAHQPPRTRDAEEMADSPFGNALLERMIEAVGDYKYVTNGCMQAFRHLCGYRKEGYFVEDLDEFERFIDDQLAELNRYRRGESRFPVEGRAGEPNYRYVDNRDMILTTERATDAPADETEVSR from the coding sequence GTGTCAATCAAGCGGTCGAAACCGATCGGTCGGCTATACGAGGAGGTAGCCGAATACGATCTCGTCATCGTCCCCGACGCCCCGTTAGCAAGTGCACTCAACCGACGACTCGAGCACCCCCATTTCGGCCCGTTCGCGATCACACCCCGCAGACTCGCTGCCAGACGTCGAGAAACTGCAGAAGACCGGCTGGCCTTCCTCGAGGTCACCAGCCAAAACAATCTCAGTTGGAAGCAGGCGTCCTACGCAATCGGGAACGTGCTGCAGTGCTGGGAGTATCAGGGCAGCCCCGATTCAATTCTCGAGTACGATACGTTCGATACGCCAGCAACACGAACCGTCGTCGACTGTATCGAATCACTCGAAACGACGTCGCGAACGCTCACTGACTACCAAATCGACCGCGAGGAGTACGAACCAGTCGCCGTCATCGGCGAACAGCAACTGACGAATCTCGAGCGATCGATTCTTCCCCCGCAATACGACGCTGTCGATCGCTTCTGTGACGACTCGTTCGAATTGCCTCCCGTCCGAATCTTTGACTCACCAGCAGCAATCGTCGATGCCGTCCTCGATACGGTCACCCCAGAGAACGCCGACGACATTGCAGTCGTTCTCGATGCGAATAGTGAGTATTCACCACTCATCGAGTCCGCGTTTGAAGCGACAGAGATTCCATATTACGGCGGCCCATCGTTCACCGACGATCAGGATCATCGAGCCGTTATCCAGCTTCTCCGGAGCACGATTGCAGGATCCGATACCCGCCTCAAGAGTGTGAAACCGCTCCTAACCCGTCTCGGGATGACTATCGATGTCGATCACGACGAAAAGCGGCTTTTCGAGGTCGACGCTCCCGAGCTCGAGTGGCTCCGTGACTTCTGCGATCGGGCAGCAGCGCTCACGATCGGTGACGCGCTAACCGCCTACGAAAACCGCGCCGAGTGTACGCTCGAGACCTTCCGCGAGGAACTCGACCATCTCGGACTCCTCAACGAGGCGATCACCGAAGATACCATTGATCGACTCACCTTCTATCTCGAGACCTACGACGTCCCGATCGACCGAGAAAACGAGGGCGTCCTGCTGGCCGATGCGAAATCAGCGTCGTTTGTTGATCGGCCAGTCGTCTTCTACCTCGGCCTTGACGAAAGTTGGACGCACACGTCACCAGAGCGACCATGGGTCGATCATGACGAGGAATTCGAGCGGAATATCGATCAGTTCCAGTCGCTGCTCCAGAGTGGTGTCGACCAGTACTATCTCGTCCAGGACACTGCCGGGGGGACACCCGTAACGCCGTGTCTGTACTTCGAAGGCCTCCTCGAAACCGAGTTCGAGCGTTTCAGTGATTTCGAATCGATTCGCTACGCACGGACGTTTCGGTCGACAGGCGCAGGATTCGACAAAGAACCAATCAACGTCGAGACCGAGCCAGAGACGGCACTCAGCCAATCGAGTCTCAATTCATACGCGAACTGCCCTCGAGACTACTTGTTTGGACGGCTCGTCGACAACCCAGATAAAGACCACTTCGTTGAGGGGAACCTCTTCCACGACTTCGCAGAGTTCGTCGTCAACCATCCCAAGTTCGTCGATGACGCTGTCATCGAGGAGGTCGTCGATGTCATGATCGAGGAGACACGGGCGTTCCACCGTGATGTCGATCTGGCCGCCCGACAAACGACGTATCGCGTTGGCCTCGAGACGATCGCCGACTACCTCGAGAGGAATGCACCGTCGGATACTGACTCCCACACACCCACGAGCAGCAGTGACAACGTCTTCGCGACATACTTCGACCGACCGGTCGACTCCCCAGCGACCGAACGATGGTTCGAGGACGACGACCGTGGGATCAAAGGGAAGATCGACCTCGTACAGTCGCCGACACAGCTGGTCGACTTCAAAAGTGGAAGCAAGAAATCATCGTCACAGGTAATCAAACGCGCAGCAATTGATCCACCGAGCGATCGCCCGAATTTCCAGGCGTTGCTCTACCTCACCTACTACCGGAGCCAGCGACCGAATGAGCAACTCGAGTTCACCTTCTTCCACTTCCTCGAGACGCTCGATGACGTCGTCACGGGCGAGGGGACTCTCGACGACTGCCTGACGACAGTCACGTACCGTCCGACCCCGTTCGACGAATTCGTTCAGTCACGAGCCGTTTTCGAAGAGCTCCGCGAAGATGCCTCGAACGATTGCAACAAGACGTTCTCAAAGACAAGCTACGAAGAATATCTGGCAGCGTTTGATGCACACCAGCCACCCAGAACGCGGGATGCAGAGGAGATGGCCGATTCACCGTTCGGCAACGCACTCCTCGAGCGGATGATCGAAGCCGTCGGCGATTACAAATACGTCACAAATGGCTGCATGCAGGCATTCAGGCACCTGTGTGGCTATCGCAAAGAGGGCTATTTCGTCGAGGATCTCGACGAATTCGAGCGATTCATCGATGACCAACTCGCGGAACTGAACCGATATCGCCGTGGGGAGTCTCGTTTCCCCGTCGAGGGACGAGCAGGTGAGCCGAACTACCGATACGTGGACAACCGCGATATGATTCTGACAACAGAGCGCGCAACCGATGCCCCGGCTGACGAGACCGAGGTGAGTCGATGA
- a CDS encoding proteasome assembly chaperone family protein: MPDSSNVSFHRSGELDAESSTLIEGLPGHGLVASIAVDQITDQLGLEEYGSIRSDSFPPVASFTDGMVQDTVRVHGGTDPDIMTLKSDVPIPEDAFADLSQCVLEELVDNFSRAIFLAGAPAQSEEQQGDVIGVATTETLKTDLEDAGIELAEDSGAVGGVTGALVNACYQADVPAALLLVRADPRLPDPAAAQSVIETALEPLVEFDIDTTELREQAEEIQRQKQQVAQQLQQTQEQQDEPVRGMFR, encoded by the coding sequence ATGCCAGATTCATCTAACGTGTCATTTCATCGGTCAGGCGAGCTCGATGCGGAGTCATCGACGCTGATCGAAGGGTTGCCGGGACATGGACTGGTTGCGTCGATCGCCGTCGATCAAATCACAGATCAGCTTGGACTCGAGGAGTATGGGTCGATCCGGTCGGATTCCTTTCCGCCTGTGGCATCGTTCACGGACGGAATGGTTCAGGATACGGTACGCGTCCATGGCGGAACTGATCCGGATATTATGACGCTGAAGAGTGATGTCCCAATCCCGGAAGACGCGTTCGCCGATCTGAGTCAGTGCGTTCTAGAGGAACTAGTGGACAACTTCAGCCGAGCGATCTTCCTTGCCGGTGCGCCGGCCCAGTCCGAGGAACAGCAGGGCGATGTCATCGGCGTTGCGACGACCGAGACGTTGAAGACGGACCTCGAAGACGCCGGGATTGAGCTCGCGGAAGACTCCGGTGCCGTAGGTGGTGTGACCGGTGCACTCGTCAATGCCTGTTATCAGGCAGATGTTCCAGCAGCATTGCTCCTTGTCCGCGCAGACCCGCGTCTCCCGGATCCGGCTGCGGCACAGTCCGTGATCGAGACGGCGCTTGAACCGCTCGTCGAGTTTGATATTGATACCACCGAACTTCGCGAGCAGGCGGAGGAGATTCAGCGCCAGAAACAGCAGGTCGCACAACAGCTACAACAGACGCAGGAGCAACAGGACGAACCCGTCCGAGGAATGTTCCGGTAG
- a CDS encoding 2Fe-2S iron-sulfur cluster-binding protein: protein MPHTVTLEWRDGREATVEVREAETVIDATERAGLGVPYGCLYGACATCTGRLLEGDLVHVKRPRGLKPRHRQDGYVLLCVAEPRSDCRIEVGAEIQADLVPNPWK from the coding sequence ATGCCCCACACAGTCACTCTGGAGTGGCGCGACGGTCGAGAGGCGACCGTCGAGGTTCGGGAGGCCGAGACGGTCATCGACGCTACTGAGCGTGCAGGCCTCGGCGTCCCCTACGGCTGTCTGTACGGTGCTTGCGCCACCTGCACTGGACGCCTGCTGGAGGGTGACCTCGTCCACGTCAAACGCCCGCGGGGGTTGAAACCCCGACACCGACAGGACGGTTACGTCCTGCTCTGTGTGGCAGAACCGCGATCCGACTGCCGGATCGAGGTGGGTGCGGAGATACAGGCCGACCTCGTGCCGAACCCGTGGAAATGA